Part of the Synechococcus sp. MU1617 genome, GCCCCGAAAGCATTGGCATCAAAACCTGGCTTTTTGGGTGTCTGTCCCAGACGCACAATCACCGCGCGCTGGGATGGAGCCACCAGCAGCAATTGTCCCTGGTAGCCCTCCGCTGAGAAGCTGTCTTTGGGCAGATCAGGCCTCGATTTGCGCCGGCTGAGCCACCAGTGCGCTCCGTAGGCCTGCTTTGATCCCCGCGACGCCGTTCGAGCCTGCTGAACCCAGTTCGCGGGCAAAAGTTGTTTGCCGTTCCAGCTGCCATGATCCAGGTAAAGCTGGCCAAACCGGGCCCAATCGCGTCCGCTGGCCCAAGCCAGGGATGAGCCCACCAAAGTTCCACTGTTGTCGCTCTCGAGAACAGCAGTTGTCATCCCAAGAGGCCCGAACAACGCCTGTGAGGGAAAGCTCCAGTAGTGCTGATCGTCATCGATGGCGTGCCTCAGGATCCGGCTGAGGATGTTTGTGGTTCCGGATGAATAGTTCCACTTTTTCCCCGGTTTTTTGCTCAGTGATTTGCTGGCGGCGAACCCTGCCATGTCGGCTTCCTGGGTCAGCATCCGCACCAGATCCGAGTTCAGTGCTCCCGTCGATTCCTCGAAGGCCAGTCCGCTGTTCATTCGCAGCAGCTGATCCAGGCTGATCTTTTGGCGTGGATCCTGCGGATCACTCCATTCGGACACCTTCGGCGGCTTGTCTGGATCCAGAAGCCCTGTGTGGATGGCTCGTCCGATCAGGGCATGGGTGATGCTTTTGCTCATCGACCAGCCAATCAGTGGCATGTCGGGCGGAATGCTCTTGGCGTAGCGCTCGGCAATCACCCAGCCGTCCTGCACCACAACCACAGCTCGGGTTCGTTTTGGTAGGAGCGGATCGTTCTCCTGAAAGGCGCGATCGAGAGCCCTGTTCAGCGCTTGGTGATCGATTTCAGGTGGCTCTGGCTGGGCTGTGGCGATCAGGGGCCAGGGGTCTCCAATGGGCTTGGAATTCCCGGAGCCGGGCTTGTTTTGGCTGAGTGCTCGGGGCGTTGGTTGGCCGTTGATGCGCCATGTACAGCCCCGTTCACCGTTCTGCACGGCTTCAGCGCGAATCAGCCCGAACAGGGAGCTCGCTTTAACGCGACCAGCGCTTGGCTCGATCTGGGTGTGGATCATCCCCTGGCCGGCGGCCAGGTCCTCTTTCAGCATCTGGTCTGGATCCATCCCAGCCATCAGCACGCCGCTGCAGAGCTGTTTGGCAATGAAACTCGTCCCCGCCTTGGCGAAGGTGACCAGGTTTCGCAGCGGAGGTTCCAGGCCTGCTGTGATGCTGAAGGCCACTGCCGCAGTTGAGATCACCACAATGCGCCACTGCTGCTTTGTCACCCTCAACGGCCATGAAAAAAGCGGGGAATGTCCCCGCTTCAATCATGAATGGAAATTTGGCCTCAGTACACGTCGTAGCTGACGCCGCGGTAACGCAGTTCCCGCCCACCGCTTGGGTGCTGTTGTGGGTCGATCGCTTCGTAGGCAACGCCGCGATAGCGCAGCACTTTGGTCTTGGTTCCCACCGGGGTGTGCACCCGGTCGGTGTGGTCTTGGTGGCGGTAGGCCCGTGCCATCTGTGTTCTGGCCGTTTCGATGGCCTGATTGCGCACAGTCCGTGCCTTGATCAGTTGAAGGGTGTTCATCTTTCTCTTGCGCGGTGTCCACGCCCCCGTTGCCTGGCGTGGATCTGACTGCTGCCTGTTGAAGAGGCTCAACGTGATCACACCTTAGCTCTGATTTGTATCAACGGCTACTGTTTTTTCTGCTTCGCTTGGGTCTCGTTGGCAGCATGGGGCTTGATGAATGCGACGCTTGTCTGGGGCAGTCCCTCTGGTGTGCATCTGCGGGCCGTCTGCAGCTGGCAAGACAACCTTTGCGGCACATCTCGCCGAGCAACTGCGTGCCAGGGGACGACATCCACTGCTGATCGCCTGTGATGACTACTACCGCAGTGGTTGGCTCCCGAGCTCTCGCTATGGCTTCGACACGGTGGATGCCATTGACGCGGATCAGCTGCGGCTGCAGCTCAACGCTGTTCGCTACCGGCAGCTGGGCTCCCTGCGCAGCTACGACATGCGCAGCCGCAAGGTTGGCTCCAGGTCATTGAATCAGCCATACGACCTGGTTCTGGTGGAAGGATCCTATGGGCCGCAACATTTGCTGGAGGCTGTGCCGATCTCGCTAGTCGTGTACATCGAAACCCCTCTTCTGCAGAGGCTTGTCAGGCGTCTCTGGCGTGATGTACGCGAAAGGCAGCGGTCAGCTCTGTATGTGATTCGCCAGATGCTGGGTGAAATGCTGCCCGGTGAGCGACGCTTCATTCACCCTTTGAAGCAACGCGCAGACGTCATTGTTCAAGGCTATGACTACGATCTGGAGCCTGTTCTCAGCAGAATCGAATGATCGCGGGTGGGGGAGGCAGCCGTAAGCGTCTCTTCCACTGAAGCAAACAAGACCTCTGATGAATGTCATTGCCAAAGGCTGAGTTCGGCTCGCCTTCGCCAAAAGGGTTGATGACCAGGTGCGACTGTCAGACCCTGTTTCCTTCGTCGTCCCAATACTCGATCCTTCTCACTTCAAGGTCGTCTTGCTTCAGTTTGATTGCGATCTCCTTAGCCCTTGCTCTCAGGTACAACTCATCGGTCACCAGGCTTTGGTAAACGATCTCTTCCAGTGTTTCCGCTGGAGCTTCTGAGACGATCTGCTTCACGTCGTCCTTGCTCAGCTTCACATCAGTTCGGATGCTGACGGTCTGCTCGAAGTCGAACTCGATTTCGTTGATGACGGATTCCATGGGCTTCCTTCCAGACAAAAAGAAACCCCCGCCAAAGGCAGGGGTTCCAAAACGACTCGCAGGAGTGTGTCCTTGTTTCCACCCTGTGAGGCGTTTTTCCTCACATCACCAAGATGCCTACACGATGGGTGCGGTGGGATTGCTGATGGACAGCCTCGTGGTTGGCACCAGCGGTTCGTCTCACAGTTCAACCGCGTCGCCCCAGGCCGGGGACGCAAGGCGCTTCCATCCTTGGGTCTGTAATGACGCCCAGAGTTGTTCTGCTTCGGCCTTTCTCAAGTGTCGCCGTTCCTTCAGAAGAGGAGGGCCATCAGGCAGGCGACGGCCTCTGTCGATGAAAACCTTTGGCTCGTTGATCCATCCCTTCTGATCGCGATGGAATCGCCAGATCCAGCGGCCGTCACTGTCAATCAGCCAGCCCTCTCCCATGTCTATCCTGCAAGTACATCAGTACTAGCAATGGCGAGCATTGGCGGTCAAGTGGCCTCCTGCCTCAAGCTCAAGTCAAAAAAAAGAGCAGGCCCCTCAGCCCACCCTCTCCGTGACGCATGGAAAGCACCACTGCTTTCCCGTTGCACTGTCCATGACGCTGGCGCTTTGGCGGGTATCGATTCGCACGCTTTTAGGCATTACTGCTTAGTAAGAGCTGTTCTCATTCGAGTGATGATTCGGGTGGCGCGAGCATCACTGCCAACGCTTCGGGGAGTTGAACGAGCGCAGGTTCCCTCGCCTGCGCCTCCCCCCCCCCAAAAAAAAAATCAAGGGTGGACCTCTCAGGTCCAGCTGCCTTGGCACCGATGGTCTGATCCAGCTACCAACCTCTCAGGACCTTCTGAGTCATGGCCTCTTTCAACATCAACATCGAGGGTGGTGCCAGCTTTTCGTGCCCTGATGACGTCTATATCCTCGATGCAGCAGAGGAAGCCGGTGTCGATCTTCCTTATTCCTGCCGAGCCGGAGCCTGTTCCACCTGCGCCGGCCGCCTGGTGAGTGGCTCGGTGGATCAGACCGATCAGAGTTTTCTCGATGATGACCAGATGGGGCAGGGGTTTGCCCTCCTTTGTGTGAGCTATCCAACCTCTGATTGTGTGATCAAGGCCAACGCTGAAGAGCACTTGTCTTAATCAAGGCTTGTGGGTGATCACCGGACGCCGCCGTTTCGGATAAAGCTCACGGCACATGGGGCAGACCGTTCCGTCGCACCCCCGTGCTGTGCAGAACTCACGGCCCCAGAAGATGATCTGCAGGTGCAGCTTGTTCCAGTGCTCCTTGGGGAAGAGACGCTTGAGGTCTTGTTCCGTGCGCGCCACATTGCTGCCATCGCTCAATCCCCAGCGCTGGGCCAGCCGGTGGATGTGGGTGTCGACGGGGAAGGCGGGCACGCCGAAGGCCTGGGCCATCACCACGCTGGCTGTTTTGTGCCCCACGCCCGGTAAGGCTTCGAGCTCCTCAAAGCTCCGGGGAACATCGCCGTCGTAGGCCGTCACCAGAATCTGGGCAAGGCGGCGGACGTTTCTGGCCTTGGTTTTGGCCAGCCCGAGCTGCCG contains:
- a CDS encoding serine hydrolase, which codes for MTKQQWRIVVISTAAVAFSITAGLEPPLRNLVTFAKAGTSFIAKQLCSGVLMAGMDPDQMLKEDLAAGQGMIHTQIEPSAGRVKASSLFGLIRAEAVQNGERGCTWRINGQPTPRALSQNKPGSGNSKPIGDPWPLIATAQPEPPEIDHQALNRALDRAFQENDPLLPKRTRAVVVVQDGWVIAERYAKSIPPDMPLIGWSMSKSITHALIGRAIHTGLLDPDKPPKVSEWSDPQDPRQKISLDQLLRMNSGLAFEESTGALNSDLVRMLTQEADMAGFAASKSLSKKPGKKWNYSSGTTNILSRILRHAIDDDQHYWSFPSQALFGPLGMTTAVLESDNSGTLVGSSLAWASGRDWARFGQLYLDHGSWNGKQLLPANWVQQARTASRGSKQAYGAHWWLSRRKSRPDLPKDSFSAEGYQGQLLLVAPSQRAVIVRLGQTPKKPGFDANAFGADVLSALR
- a CDS encoding DUF4278 domain-containing protein, yielding MNTLQLIKARTVRNQAIETARTQMARAYRHQDHTDRVHTPVGTKTKVLRYRGVAYEAIDPQQHPSGGRELRYRGVSYDVY
- a CDS encoding nucleoside kinase produces the protein MSGAVPLVCICGPSAAGKTTFAAHLAEQLRARGRHPLLIACDDYYRSGWLPSSRYGFDTVDAIDADQLRLQLNAVRYRQLGSLRSYDMRSRKVGSRSLNQPYDLVLVEGSYGPQHLLEAVPISLVVYIETPLLQRLVRRLWRDVRERQRSALYVIRQMLGEMLPGERRFIHPLKQRADVIVQGYDYDLEPVLSRIE
- a CDS encoding DUF1651 domain-containing protein yields the protein MGEGWLIDSDGRWIWRFHRDQKGWINEPKVFIDRGRRLPDGPPLLKERRHLRKAEAEQLWASLQTQGWKRLASPAWGDAVEL
- a CDS encoding 2Fe-2S iron-sulfur cluster-binding protein; translation: MASFNINIEGGASFSCPDDVYILDAAEEAGVDLPYSCRAGACSTCAGRLVSGSVDQTDQSFLDDDQMGQGFALLCVSYPTSDCVIKANAEEHLS
- the nth gene encoding endonuclease III: MRRSERVEVILQRLHEQYPETPIPLDHSDPFTLLIAVLLSAQCTDKKVNEVTPALFAAGPTPAAMAALEEEQILAFIRQLGLAKTKARNVRRLAQILVTAYDGDVPRSFEELEALPGVGHKTASVVMAQAFGVPAFPVDTHIHRLAQRWGLSDGSNVARTEQDLKRLFPKEHWNKLHLQIIFWGREFCTARGCDGTVCPMCRELYPKRRRPVITHKP